CGAGTGTTACCGGATCTCCTAATTTTTTAAGCACCTCCTTCACGTCTTGTTCAGTATAATCCTTACAAAGCATATCTTCGATCGTAGACTGAAGCTCAAGCGCAATATCATCGCGGTTTTTTTCTGGCAGCCTGCGGGTCACTTCCTGAATATAAAGTTCAATCAGCTCCATCTTCTCCCTCTCCTTTTAACAATATATAAAGTTCTTGAGACGTTTTTTCCCATTCTTGTTTTAATTGGGTGAAAATTTCTTCTCCATAAACACTTAAAGAATAATACTTCCGCGCTCTACTTTCGGACGTATCCCAGGAGCTGGTCACCAATTCCTGTTTTTCCAGACGGCGAAGCAAAGGATATAACGTGCTTTGATCGATGGAAATTCCCGATTTTTCTAAACGCTGGACAAGCGAGTACCCATACTGTGGGATTTTTAACTGACTTAGAACCGCTAACGTCAAAGTGCCTCTTCGCAGCTCGGTGGTCAATGAATTCAGTAAAGTGCTCATATCATCACCTCTCCTCTATACTATATGTCGTACAGCATATCTTATACTATGCATCATACACTATTTTAGTTCCGACACCAATAGGAAATAACCATATTTTTCAAAAAAGCATAAAAGGTTTTCCCATATTTCGTCATTTGATTTTCGGATGCGTCCTCTTTTCAGATTCGTATCAATCGATTGATAAAATCCGCTTTACCTAATTTCGACCCTTGAAAAATACGGAATCCGAGACCAGGTCAAAATTATTGCCTCCGGAAAATTATTCACTCCCGATCGAATTGACATTGCTTTAGCAATGGGAGCGGACCTTGTGAACATTGCAAGAGGATTCATGATTTCCATAGGGTGTATCCAAATGATGAAATGCCAATCAAATGCATTGCCCTGTCGGGGTAGCCACCACTGATCCCGCTTTGCAGAAGGCACTTGTCATCGATGAATGTTACGAACTTTCTTGTTACGATTAGCGAGGGGCTGTTTCGGTTTTCAGCTGCCGCTGGACTGGATTCACCAATCCATTTTCGCCCTGAGCATATTTGCTATAAGGTGAAGATATTCTGAAAGAAGTAAAGAGACAAATTAGTGCCAGTCAATGAAAATCCACCGCCCGGATGCAATGGGCGGTGGATTTTTTTCAGGTTATTGACTTTCTCCTCCAATTAAATGGCTTGATAATACAAAAGCCCATCACGAGTGAATTTCCTGCATTGGTTATTCAAAAGCAGGTATTCAAGATGGGCCAAGGTTTCACCGACGGCGAATCTTGATTCGTGGATAGGTAAGTTTCCAAAAAGGATACTGCAGGCACTTTTTACAGTAATGGGATCTTTCATGCTTTCATGAATGACATGCAGGCGGTCTTGATGGTGATTCAATAACTCAACGATTCGTTCGTTGGCATTTCGAAATGGCTTTCCATGTGAAGGAATGACATATTCAACGTCTAACCTCTGGATTTTTTTCAAGGAAGAAAAAAACGCCTCCAACGGGTTGTCTAAGCCCTTGAACCAATACGATATATTAGGAGATATTCTAGGCAATATATGATCTGTCGAGAACAGAACGCTATTTTCCTTGTTATATAGGGAAATCAAGCCATCAGAGTGACCCGGTGTGAAAATTACCTCGTACTCGCATTTGCCAAAACGGAGCTTCATGCCTTCTTCAAGGTGATGATTGATCGTAGGATATGGTTTTACTTGTGGGATGAAGCTGCTTTCGTCACTGGATAAAGCTGTGGCTAGGTCATCTTCCATGCCACATGCAGTATAATTTTCCTTAAGGAGATTAAGTGCCGGCGCTTCCCAGTACGTTTTCCCTGCATGTTCATCCACTTGCGTCATCCACACTTCGGCATCGGTTAACTGCTGTAAGGTCCCGGCATAACCGAAATGATCTGGGTGATAGTGGGTGACGATTATATCACGAACATCATGTTTGGCAATGATCGGCTTCCATATATCCCTTGTCATTTCGTTATTTAACCCCGTATCCATGATCGTCCACCCTTTTTCGCCTTCTGCAAGAAAACAATGGA
This genomic stretch from Peribacillus muralis harbors:
- a CDS encoding PadR family transcriptional regulator yields the protein MSTLLNSLTTELRRGTLTLAVLSQLKIPQYGYSLVQRLEKSGISIDQSTLYPLLRRLEKQELVTSSWDTSESRARKYYSLSVYGEEIFTQLKQEWEKTSQELYILLKGEGEDGAD
- a CDS encoding MBL fold metallo-hydrolase, translated to MLNELKVTQVTIPMPFRLNHVHCFLAEGEKGWTIMDTGLNNEMTRDIWKPIIAKHDVRDIIVTHYHPDHFGYAGTLQQLTDAEVWMTQVDEHAGKTYWEAPALNLLKENYTACGMEDDLATALSSDESSFIPQVKPYPTINHHLEEGMKLRFGKCEYEVIFTPGHSDGLISLYNKENSVLFSTDHILPRISPNISYWFKGLDNPLEAFFSSLKKIQRLDVEYVIPSHGKPFRNANERIVELLNHHQDRLHVIHESMKDPITVKSACSILFGNLPIHESRFAVGETLAHLEYLLLNNQCRKFTRDGLLYYQAI